In the genome of Streptomyces racemochromogenes, one region contains:
- a CDS encoding AIM24 family protein, with protein MPFREVNSKMVEAQVIPGQRMYSQRGAMLAYRGEVSFTPSVTGGQGGVMGMIGRRVANEQTPLMTVEGSGTVMFGHGGHHIQVVNLQGETLYVEADRLLAFDGTLQQGTMFMGSQGGVMGMVRGQVTGQGLFTTTLKGHGAVAVMAHGGVIELPITPNRPVHVDPQAYVAHHGDVRNKLSTALGWRDMVGRGSGEAFQLELSGQGAVYVQASEEKL; from the coding sequence ATGCCGTTCCGCGAGGTCAACTCGAAGATGGTCGAGGCCCAGGTGATCCCCGGGCAGAGGATGTACAGCCAGCGCGGGGCGATGCTCGCCTACCGGGGCGAGGTCTCCTTCACCCCGAGCGTCACCGGCGGCCAGGGCGGCGTCATGGGCATGATCGGGCGCCGGGTGGCGAACGAGCAGACCCCGCTGATGACGGTCGAGGGCAGCGGCACGGTGATGTTCGGCCACGGCGGCCACCACATCCAGGTGGTCAACCTCCAGGGCGAGACCCTGTACGTCGAGGCCGACCGGCTGCTCGCCTTCGACGGCACCCTCCAGCAGGGCACGATGTTCATGGGCTCGCAGGGCGGGGTCATGGGCATGGTGCGCGGCCAGGTGACCGGCCAGGGCCTGTTCACCACCACCCTCAAGGGCCACGGCGCGGTCGCCGTGATGGCCCACGGCGGAGTGATCGAGCTCCCCATCACCCCGAACCGGCCGGTCCACGTCGACCCGCAGGCGTACGTGGCCCACCACGGGGACGTCCGCAACAAGCTCTCCACCGCGCTCGGCTGGCGGGACATGGTGGGGCGCGGCTCGGGAGAGGCGTTCCAGCTGGAGCTGTCCGGCCAGGGCGCGGTCTACGTACAGGCCTCGGAGGAGAAGCTGTGA
- a CDS encoding AIM24 family protein, whose translation MNFGPVNPGPGGPTVFDPHSLPSDDNVNAYTFCVELKGSQWFLQKGKMIAYYGRIEFNGIGNGRFDRLLRTSFHSPLHASDWVVAEGQGKMLLADRAFDVNSYDLDDGNLTIRSGNLLAYQPSLALKQSIVPGFLTLIGTGKFVAASNGPVVFMEPPLRVDPQALVGWADCSSPCHHYDHGYMSGVMGGLRSLTGIGGTSGEEHQFEFVGAGTVLLQSTELLMAEQSVGAVGAGAATGNAQGVPGAGQGPLGQLGVPRMPGQLGDLQRRLGL comes from the coding sequence GTGAACTTTGGCCCCGTGAACCCGGGACCCGGCGGTCCGACCGTGTTCGACCCGCACAGCCTGCCCTCCGACGACAACGTGAACGCGTACACCTTCTGCGTGGAGCTCAAGGGGAGCCAGTGGTTCCTGCAGAAGGGCAAGATGATCGCCTACTACGGGCGGATCGAGTTCAACGGCATCGGCAACGGCCGCTTCGACCGGCTGCTGCGCACCAGCTTCCACTCGCCGCTGCACGCGAGCGACTGGGTGGTGGCCGAGGGGCAGGGCAAGATGCTGCTGGCCGACCGGGCCTTCGACGTGAACTCGTACGACCTGGACGACGGCAACCTGACCATCCGGTCGGGGAACCTGCTGGCGTACCAGCCCTCGCTGGCGCTGAAGCAGTCGATCGTCCCGGGTTTCCTGACGCTGATCGGAACCGGGAAGTTCGTCGCGGCGTCCAACGGACCGGTGGTCTTCATGGAGCCGCCGCTGCGTGTCGACCCGCAGGCGCTGGTGGGCTGGGCGGACTGCTCCTCCCCCTGCCACCACTACGACCACGGATACATGTCGGGCGTGATGGGCGGCCTGCGCTCGCTGACCGGCATCGGCGGCACCTCCGGCGAGGAGCACCAGTTCGAGTTCGTCGGCGCGGGTACGGTCCTGTTGCAGTCGACCGAGCTGCTGATGGCCGAGCAGTCGGTGGGTGCGGTGGGTGCCGGGGCCGCCACGGGCAACGCCCAGGGCGTTCCGGGGGCCGGCCAGGGGCCGCTGGGGCAGCTGGGCGTGCCCCGGATGCCGGGGCAGCTGGGTGATCTCCAGCGGCGTCTCGGGCTGTGA
- a CDS encoding MarR family winged helix-turn-helix transcriptional regulator: METDTATRWLTDAEQCAWRTHLDVSRLLMHQLEKDLQPFGLTNNDYEILVNLSESEGLRMRMSDLATATLQSKSRLSHQITRMETAGLVRRVNCESDRRGLYAVLTDEGMETMRKVAPHHVASVREHFIDLLPPEALQALRESLRPVAEHLRGTRGKI, from the coding sequence ATGGAGACCGACACGGCCACCCGCTGGCTCACCGATGCGGAACAGTGCGCCTGGCGCACCCACCTGGACGTCAGCAGACTGCTGATGCACCAGCTGGAAAAGGATCTCCAGCCCTTCGGACTCACCAACAACGACTACGAGATCCTGGTGAACCTCTCGGAGTCGGAAGGCCTGCGGATGCGCATGAGCGACCTGGCCACCGCCACGCTCCAGTCCAAGAGCCGGCTCTCCCACCAGATCACCCGCATGGAGACCGCGGGCCTGGTCCGCCGGGTGAACTGCGAGTCCGACCGCCGCGGCCTGTACGCGGTCCTCACGGACGAGGGCATGGAGACCATGCGCAAGGTCGCCCCGCACCACGTGGCGTCCGTCCGCGAGCACTTCATCGACCTGCTGCCCCCGGAGGCCCTCCAGGCGCTGCGCGAGTCGCTGCGCCCGGTCGCGGAGCACCTGCGCGGCACCCGCGGCAAGATCTGA
- the meaB gene encoding methylmalonyl Co-A mutase-associated GTPase MeaB — MATVDVPTLVAQAREGRPRAVARLISLVEGASPQLREVMAALAPLTGGAYVVGLTGSPGVGKSTSTSALVSAYRAAGKRVGVLAVDPSSPFSGGALLGDRVRMSDHASDPGVYIRSMATRGHLGGLAWAAPQAIRVLDAAGCDVILVETVGVGQSEVEIASQADTSVVLLAPGMGDGIQAAKAGILEIGDVYVVNKADRDGADATARELNHMLGLGETRGPGDWRPPIVKTVAAKGQGIDELVEALEKHRAWMDERGVLAERRAARAAREVETIAITALRGRLADLRGDAHLDALAARVAAGELDPYAAADALLDSLTEA, encoded by the coding sequence ATGGCGACGGTGGACGTCCCCACGCTGGTGGCGCAGGCCCGGGAGGGCCGGCCGCGGGCCGTGGCCCGGCTGATCTCACTGGTCGAGGGGGCGTCCCCGCAACTGCGCGAGGTGATGGCCGCCCTGGCACCGCTGACGGGCGGCGCGTACGTGGTCGGGCTGACCGGCTCCCCGGGGGTCGGCAAGTCGACCTCTACGTCGGCGCTGGTCTCGGCGTACCGCGCGGCGGGCAAGCGGGTCGGCGTGCTCGCGGTCGACCCGTCCTCGCCCTTCTCGGGCGGGGCCCTGCTCGGCGACCGGGTCCGGATGTCGGACCACGCGTCCGACCCCGGGGTCTACATCCGCTCCATGGCCACCCGCGGGCACCTGGGCGGGCTCGCCTGGGCGGCTCCGCAGGCGATCCGGGTGCTGGACGCGGCCGGCTGCGACGTGATCCTCGTCGAGACGGTCGGCGTCGGGCAGTCCGAGGTGGAGATCGCCTCGCAGGCCGACACCTCGGTGGTGCTGCTCGCTCCGGGCATGGGCGACGGGATCCAGGCCGCGAAGGCGGGGATCCTGGAGATCGGCGACGTGTACGTGGTGAACAAGGCCGACCGGGACGGCGCGGACGCGACCGCCCGGGAGCTGAACCACATGCTGGGCCTGGGCGAGACCCGGGGGCCCGGCGACTGGCGGCCGCCGATCGTCAAGACGGTGGCGGCCAAGGGCCAGGGCATCGACGAGCTGGTCGAGGCGCTGGAGAAGCATCGGGCGTGGATGGACGAGCGCGGGGTGCTGGCCGAGCGCCGGGCCGCGCGGGCGGCCCGTGAGGTGGAGACCATCGCGATCACCGCGCTGCGGGGGCGCCTGGCCGACCTGCGCGGGGACGCGCACCTGGACGCGCTGGCGGCCCGGGTGGCGGCCGGCGAGCTGGACCCGTACGCGGCCGCGGACGCGCTGCTGGACAGCCTGACCGAGGCCTGA
- a CDS encoding acetyl-CoA C-acetyltransferase yields the protein MSGTNNTTSVIVAGARTPMGRLLGSLKSFSGADLGGFAIKSAVERAGISGDQVQYVIMGQVLQAGAGQIPARQAAVKAGIPMNVPALTVNKVCLSGLDAIALADQLIRAGEFDIVVAGGQESMTNAPHLLPKSREGYKYGAIEMLDAMAYDGLTDAFEGIAMGESTEKHNTRLGIERAPQDEFAAASHQRAAAAQKNGVFEAEITPVEIPQRKGDPVIFAADEGIRPETTVESLGKLRPAFAKDGTITAGTSSQISDGAAAVVVMSKAKAEELGLEWLAEIGAHGNVAGPDNSLQSQPSNAILHALKKQGKEVSDLDLIEINEAFAAVAVQSMKDLGVTPEKVNVNGGAIALGHPIGMSGARVVLHLALELKRRGGGLGAAALCGGGGQGDALLLSVPKA from the coding sequence ATGTCCGGAACGAACAACACCACCTCAGTGATCGTCGCCGGGGCCCGCACGCCCATGGGGCGGCTGCTCGGCTCGCTGAAGTCCTTCTCGGGCGCCGACCTCGGCGGCTTCGCCATCAAGTCCGCGGTGGAGCGGGCCGGGATCTCCGGCGACCAGGTCCAGTACGTGATCATGGGCCAGGTGCTCCAGGCCGGCGCGGGCCAGATCCCCGCCCGCCAGGCGGCCGTGAAGGCGGGCATCCCCATGAACGTGCCCGCGCTCACCGTCAACAAGGTGTGCCTGTCGGGTCTGGACGCCATCGCGCTGGCCGACCAGCTCATCCGCGCCGGGGAGTTCGACATCGTGGTCGCGGGCGGCCAGGAGTCGATGACCAACGCCCCGCACCTGCTGCCCAAGTCCCGCGAGGGCTACAAGTACGGCGCCATCGAGATGCTCGACGCGATGGCCTACGACGGCCTGACCGACGCCTTCGAGGGCATCGCGATGGGCGAGTCCACCGAGAAGCACAACACCCGCCTGGGCATCGAGCGCGCCCCGCAGGACGAGTTCGCCGCCGCCTCCCACCAGCGGGCCGCGGCCGCGCAGAAGAACGGGGTGTTCGAGGCCGAGATCACCCCGGTCGAGATCCCGCAGCGCAAGGGCGACCCGGTCATCTTCGCCGCCGACGAGGGCATCCGCCCCGAGACCACGGTGGAGTCGCTGGGCAAGCTGCGCCCGGCGTTCGCCAAGGACGGCACCATCACCGCCGGCACCTCCTCGCAGATCTCCGACGGCGCCGCCGCGGTGGTCGTGATGAGCAAGGCGAAGGCCGAGGAGCTGGGCCTGGAGTGGCTGGCCGAGATCGGTGCCCACGGGAACGTGGCCGGCCCCGACAACTCCCTCCAGTCGCAGCCGTCGAACGCGATCCTGCACGCCCTGAAGAAGCAGGGCAAGGAGGTCTCCGACCTGGACCTCATCGAGATCAACGAGGCCTTCGCGGCGGTGGCCGTGCAGTCAATGAAGGACCTCGGCGTGACCCCGGAAAAGGTGAACGTCAACGGCGGCGCCATTGCCCTGGGCCACCCGATCGGCATGTCCGGTGCCCGCGTGGTGCTGCACCTGGCGCTGGAGCTCAAGCGCCGCGGCGGCGGCCTGGGCGCGGCGGCCCTGTGCGGCGGCGGCGGCCAGGGCGACGCCCTCCTGCTCAGCGTCCCGAAGGCGTAG
- the mce gene encoding methylmalonyl-CoA epimerase — MLTRIDHIGIACFDLDKTVEFYRATYGFEVFHTEVNEEQGVREAMLKINETSDGGASYLQLLEPTREDSTVAKWLAKNGEGVHHIAFGTADVDGEAQAIRGKGVRVLYDEPRTGSMGSRITFLHPKDCHGVLTELVTSNPEH, encoded by the coding sequence ATGCTGACAAGAATCGACCACATCGGGATCGCCTGCTTCGACCTGGACAAGACCGTCGAGTTCTACCGTGCCACGTACGGGTTCGAGGTGTTCCACACCGAGGTCAACGAGGAGCAGGGCGTCCGCGAGGCCATGCTCAAGATCAACGAGACCTCCGACGGCGGGGCCTCCTACCTCCAGCTCCTGGAGCCCACCCGCGAGGACTCCACGGTGGCCAAGTGGCTGGCCAAGAACGGCGAGGGCGTGCACCACATCGCCTTCGGCACCGCCGACGTCGACGGCGAGGCGCAGGCCATCCGCGGCAAGGGCGTCCGCGTCCTGTACGACGAGCCCCGCACCGGCTCCATGGGCTCCCGGATCACCTTCCTCCACCCCAAGGACTGCCACGGAGTCCTCACCGAACTGGTCACCTCCAACCCTGAGCACTGA
- the scy gene encoding polarized growth protein Scy, with protein MRGYESQESHQAEADHLTRFEAEMERLKKERGKAVQHAEDLGYQVEVLRAKLHEVRRALASRPAYDGADMGYQAEQLLRNAQVQADQMRSDAERELRDARAQTQRILQEHAEHQARLQAELHAEAVNRRQRLDQELNERRQTVEAHVNENVAWAEQLRARTEAQARRLMEESRAEAEQALNAARAEAARTAEEARRRLAADAEAARAEAESALLRARKEAERLLAAASAQAQEATEHAERLRSTTTAEAEQTRQQTMDLGRVAEARVQEADTALRAARAEAEKLLAEAKESAARQLASAESVNDQRTRTAKEQVARLVGEATKEAEALKAEAEHALADARAEAERLRTEAGEQARTAAAEDTAAQLAKAARTAEDVLNKASEDARATTRAASEEAERIRREAEAEADRLRAQAAATADELKGAAKDDTEEYRARTVELQAEARRLRGEAEQLRAEAVAEGERIRGEARREAVGQIEEAAKTAEELLGKAKADADELRSGAAAESERVRAEAVERATTLRRQAEETLERTRAEAERLRAEAAERAEALTAETDAAVRARREETEQALAAKRAEADAELARLQSDAEARLASAEQTLRESRLAAENIRKETTEENDRLRAESAERIRTFQAQAEAESEQLRAEAAQDAGRVRAEAELVSVRLRAEAEAESERVRTEAQETADRLRAEAKAAAERVAEEAAEALAAAQEEAARRRREAEETLSAARTDAGNERAQAREQNEELLAQARKRSEEAQAEAARLTEEAERRAAELVAAAEATAQQVRDSVAGLHEQAEEEISGLRSAAEHAAARTRTEAEEEADRVRADAHAERERAAEDAARVRSEARVETDAAKELAARTVGDAIAEAEQLRADTAEYAQRVRTEATDALAASERDAARTRADARDDANRIRGEAAESLEASRAEGARIVAEAEAEAERLTGETLAANELTVADARAEAERLTAEAVEAADATRAEAAGTLDEARAEANRLRTEAAEQADRLITEAASEADRLTEQTREDSERTIAEAAAEAERLRAQAARVLEEGEARAAALKTQAADTLAAAERDSARILVESRAEGDRLVEETRAANERTVAEAAAEAERLVAEAARTLEEARTEGGRIIGEATAEAERVTAAANETLEAAERDAEQTLDEARAEGNRLRTEAAEQADRLITEAASEADKLTEQTRKDNERTVGEAAAEAERLRAEAAEALASAQEHATRTRSEAERVKAEAAADAERTRTTTREESERLLDEAREEANKRRTEAAEQVDRLITEAAAEADKLTSEAARQALAATTAAEEQADAMVDAARKEAARITSEATVEGNSTVEKARTDADELLVGARTDAAAIRERAEELRSRVESEVEELHERARRESAEQMKSAGERVDKLVRAATEQSAEAEAKAKELVSDASSEASKVRIAAVRKAEALLKEAETKKAELSRQAEKVLAEATAEAERLVDEGRRELEVLVRRREDIQAEISRVQDVLEALESFEAPSGGGKPALGGQGAGGVKAGASAGSTRSGGKVSEG; from the coding sequence GTGCGGGGCTACGAAAGCCAGGAGAGCCATCAGGCCGAAGCCGACCATCTCACGCGCTTCGAAGCCGAGATGGAGCGGCTGAAGAAGGAGCGCGGGAAGGCCGTCCAGCACGCCGAGGACCTCGGGTACCAGGTCGAGGTGCTGCGCGCCAAGCTGCATGAGGTGCGGCGCGCGCTCGCGTCCCGTCCTGCCTACGACGGCGCGGACATGGGGTACCAGGCGGAGCAGCTGCTGCGCAACGCCCAGGTTCAGGCCGACCAGATGCGCTCCGACGCCGAGCGCGAGCTGCGCGACGCCCGGGCGCAGACCCAGCGGATCCTCCAGGAGCACGCCGAGCACCAGGCGCGCCTGCAGGCCGAGCTGCACGCCGAGGCCGTCAACCGGCGCCAGCGTCTGGACCAGGAGCTCAACGAGCGCCGCCAGACCGTCGAGGCGCACGTCAACGAGAACGTCGCCTGGGCCGAGCAGCTGCGCGCCCGGACCGAGGCCCAGGCCCGTCGGCTCATGGAGGAGTCCCGCGCCGAGGCCGAGCAGGCGCTGAACGCCGCCCGCGCCGAGGCCGCCCGGACCGCCGAGGAGGCCCGCCGCCGGCTCGCCGCCGACGCCGAGGCCGCGCGCGCCGAGGCCGAGTCGGCACTGCTGCGCGCCCGCAAGGAGGCCGAGCGGCTGCTGGCCGCCGCCTCCGCGCAGGCCCAGGAAGCCACCGAGCACGCGGAGCGGCTGCGCTCCACCACCACCGCCGAGGCCGAGCAGACCCGGCAGCAGACCATGGACCTCGGCCGGGTCGCCGAGGCCCGCGTCCAGGAGGCCGACACGGCGCTGCGCGCCGCCCGGGCCGAGGCCGAGAAGCTCCTCGCGGAGGCCAAGGAGAGCGCCGCCCGGCAGCTCGCCTCGGCGGAGTCCGTCAACGACCAGCGCACCCGCACCGCCAAGGAGCAGGTCGCCCGGCTGGTCGGCGAGGCCACGAAGGAGGCCGAGGCGCTCAAGGCCGAGGCCGAGCACGCGCTGGCCGACGCCCGCGCGGAGGCGGAGCGGCTGCGCACCGAGGCCGGCGAGCAGGCCCGTACGGCCGCCGCCGAGGACACGGCGGCTCAGCTGGCGAAGGCGGCCCGCACCGCCGAGGACGTACTGAACAAGGCCTCGGAGGACGCCCGGGCGACGACCCGCGCCGCGTCCGAGGAGGCCGAGCGGATCCGCCGCGAGGCGGAGGCCGAGGCGGACCGGCTGCGCGCCCAGGCGGCGGCCACGGCCGACGAGCTCAAGGGCGCCGCGAAGGACGACACCGAGGAGTACCGGGCCCGCACGGTCGAACTCCAGGCGGAGGCGAGGCGGCTGCGCGGCGAGGCCGAGCAGCTGCGCGCCGAAGCCGTCGCCGAGGGCGAGCGGATCCGGGGCGAGGCCCGCCGCGAGGCCGTCGGGCAGATCGAGGAGGCGGCCAAGACCGCCGAGGAGCTGCTGGGCAAGGCCAAGGCGGACGCCGACGAGCTGCGCTCCGGCGCGGCCGCCGAGAGCGAGCGGGTCCGTGCCGAGGCCGTGGAGCGGGCCACCACCCTGCGCCGGCAGGCCGAGGAGACCCTGGAGCGGACCCGCGCGGAGGCCGAGCGGCTGCGCGCGGAGGCCGCGGAGCGGGCCGAGGCCCTGACCGCCGAGACGGACGCCGCCGTACGGGCGCGCCGCGAGGAGACCGAGCAGGCCCTGGCGGCCAAGCGCGCCGAGGCGGACGCGGAGCTGGCCCGGCTGCAGTCGGACGCCGAGGCCCGGCTGGCGTCGGCGGAGCAGACGCTGCGCGAGTCCCGCCTGGCGGCGGAGAACATCCGCAAGGAGACCACGGAGGAGAACGACCGGCTGCGCGCCGAGTCGGCGGAGCGGATCCGCACCTTCCAGGCGCAGGCGGAGGCGGAGTCCGAGCAGCTGCGCGCCGAGGCCGCGCAGGACGCCGGCCGGGTCCGCGCGGAGGCCGAGCTGGTCTCCGTACGGCTGCGCGCCGAGGCGGAGGCCGAGTCCGAGCGGGTGCGCACCGAGGCGCAGGAGACCGCGGACCGGCTGCGCGCCGAGGCGAAGGCGGCGGCCGAGCGGGTCGCCGAGGAGGCCGCGGAGGCCCTCGCGGCCGCCCAGGAGGAGGCCGCGCGGCGCCGCCGGGAGGCCGAGGAGACCCTGTCGGCGGCCCGGACGGACGCGGGCAACGAGCGGGCGCAGGCCCGTGAGCAGAACGAGGAGCTGCTGGCGCAGGCCCGCAAGCGCTCGGAGGAGGCGCAGGCCGAGGCGGCGCGCCTGACCGAGGAGGCGGAGCGCCGCGCGGCGGAGCTGGTCGCGGCGGCCGAGGCCACCGCGCAGCAGGTGCGCGACTCCGTGGCCGGGCTGCACGAGCAGGCCGAGGAGGAGATCAGCGGGCTGCGCAGCGCGGCCGAGCACGCGGCGGCCCGTACCCGCACCGAGGCGGAGGAGGAGGCGGACCGGGTCCGCGCCGACGCCCACGCGGAGCGCGAGCGCGCGGCCGAGGACGCCGCGCGGGTGCGCAGCGAGGCCCGGGTGGAGACGGACGCGGCGAAGGAGCTGGCGGCGCGGACCGTCGGCGACGCGATCGCCGAGGCCGAGCAGCTGCGGGCCGACACGGCCGAGTACGCGCAGCGGGTGCGCACCGAGGCGACGGACGCCCTGGCGGCGTCCGAGCGGGACGCGGCGCGGACCCGGGCGGACGCCCGGGACGACGCGAACCGGATCCGGGGCGAGGCTGCGGAGTCCCTGGAGGCCTCGCGCGCCGAGGGCGCCCGGATCGTGGCCGAGGCCGAGGCGGAGGCGGAGCGCCTCACCGGGGAGACCCTCGCGGCGAACGAGCTCACGGTCGCCGACGCCCGGGCGGAGGCCGAGCGGCTCACCGCGGAGGCCGTCGAGGCGGCGGACGCCACCCGCGCCGAGGCCGCGGGCACCCTGGACGAGGCCCGCGCCGAGGCGAACCGGCTGCGGACCGAGGCCGCCGAGCAGGCGGACCGGCTCATCACCGAGGCGGCGTCCGAGGCGGACAGGCTCACCGAGCAGACCCGCGAGGACAGCGAGCGCACGATCGCCGAGGCGGCCGCGGAGGCCGAGCGGCTGCGCGCGCAGGCGGCACGCGTCCTGGAGGAGGGCGAGGCGCGGGCCGCCGCCCTCAAGACGCAGGCGGCCGACACCCTGGCCGCCGCCGAGCGCGATTCGGCGCGGATCCTGGTGGAGTCGCGCGCCGAGGGCGACCGGCTCGTCGAGGAGACCCGCGCGGCCAACGAGCGCACGGTCGCCGAGGCCGCCGCGGAGGCCGAGCGGCTCGTCGCGGAGGCGGCGCGGACGCTGGAGGAGGCCCGTACCGAGGGCGGCCGGATCATCGGCGAGGCCACGGCGGAGGCGGAGCGCGTCACGGCCGCGGCCAACGAGACGCTGGAGGCCGCCGAGCGGGACGCCGAGCAGACCCTGGACGAGGCGCGTGCCGAGGGCAACCGGCTGCGTACCGAGGCCGCGGAGCAGGCGGACCGGCTCATCACCGAGGCGGCGTCCGAGGCGGACAAGCTCACCGAGCAGACCCGCAAGGACAACGAGCGCACGGTCGGCGAGGCTGCCGCCGAGGCGGAGCGGCTGCGCGCGGAGGCGGCGGAGGCGCTGGCCTCGGCGCAGGAGCACGCGACCCGTACCCGGTCCGAGGCGGAGCGGGTGAAGGCGGAGGCGGCGGCCGACGCTGAGCGCACCCGTACCACGACGCGCGAGGAGTCCGAGCGGCTGCTGGACGAGGCCCGCGAGGAGGCCAACAAGCGGCGTACGGAGGCCGCGGAGCAGGTCGACCGGCTCATCACGGAGGCGGCCGCGGAGGCGGACAAGCTGACCTCGGAGGCGGCCCGGCAGGCCCTCGCCGCCACGACGGCGGCCGAGGAGCAGGCCGACGCGATGGTCGACGCCGCCCGCAAGGAGGCCGCGCGCATCACGTCGGAGGCGACCGTGGAGGGCAACTCCACGGTGGAGAAGGCCCGCACGGACGCGGACGAGCTGCTGGTCGGCGCGCGTACGGACGCGGCCGCCATAAGGGAGCGGGCGGAGGAGCTGCGTTCGCGCGTCGAGTCCGAGGTGGAGGAGCTGCACGAGCGTGCCCGCCGGGAGTCGGCGGAGCAGATGAAGTCGGCCGGCGAGCGCGTGGACAAGCTGGTCCGCGCGGCGACGGAGCAGAGTGCCGAGGCGGAGGCGAAGGCCAAGGAGCTGGTGTCGGACGCGAGCAGCGAGGCGAGCAAGGTCCGCATCGCGGCCGTGCGCAAGGCCGAGGCGCTGCTGAAGGAGGCCGAGACGAAGAAGGCGGAGCTGTCGCGGCAGGCCGAGAAGGTGCTCGCGGAGGCGACGGCGGAGGCGGAGCGGCTGGTCGACGAGGGCCGTCGCGAGCTGGAGGTCCTGGTGCGCAGGCGCGAGGACATTCAGGCGGAGATCTCCCGTGTCCAGGACGTTCTTGAGGCGTTGGAATCATTCGAGGCACCTTCGGGTGGCGGAAAGCCCGCATTGGGCGGCCAGGGCGCGGGGGGCGTGAAGGCCGGCGCATCAGCGGGGTCCACTCGTTCGGGTGGCAAGGTGTCAGAGGGGTAG
- a CDS encoding ABC transporter ATP-binding protein, which yields MIELEGLTKRFGAKTAVDNLSFQVRPGVVTGFLGPNGAGKSTTMRMMLDLDRPTGGTVRIDGKHYRDLPEPLKHIGALLDAKAMHGGRSAYNNLLCLAQSNRIPERRVAEVLDLVGLTAVAKKKSKGFSLGMGQRLGIAAALLGDPEILMFDEPVNGLDPEGILWIRNLMKGLASEGRTIFVSSHLMSEMALTADHLIVIGQGKLLADMSMSDFIRQNSRSYVRLRSPQQERLKDVLHEAGINAVSVPATGTLEIDGVEAERLGELAAQHQIVLHELSPQRASLEEAFMRMTADSVEYHAHAPGAAVPPPAGPAWGAGFEATRKGGE from the coding sequence ATGATCGAGCTCGAGGGCCTTACGAAACGATTCGGCGCGAAGACCGCCGTGGACAACCTCAGCTTCCAGGTCAGACCGGGGGTGGTGACCGGCTTCCTCGGCCCCAACGGGGCGGGGAAGTCCACGACCATGCGCATGATGCTCGACCTCGACCGCCCGACGGGCGGCACGGTCCGGATCGACGGGAAGCACTACCGGGACCTGCCGGAACCGCTGAAGCACATCGGTGCGCTGCTGGACGCGAAAGCCATGCACGGCGGTCGCAGCGCGTACAACAACCTGCTCTGCCTGGCCCAGTCGAACCGGATCCCGGAGCGACGGGTGGCCGAGGTGCTGGACCTGGTCGGCCTGACGGCCGTGGCCAAGAAGAAGTCGAAAGGATTTTCGCTCGGAATGGGCCAGCGGCTGGGAATCGCCGCTGCCCTGCTGGGAGATCCGGAGATCCTCATGTTCGACGAACCGGTCAATGGTCTGGACCCCGAGGGAATTCTCTGGATCCGCAATCTTATGAAGGGGCTGGCCTCGGAAGGGAGAACGATCTTCGTCTCCTCCCACTTGATGAGCGAAATGGCGTTGACCGCAGACCATTTGATCGTCATCGGACAGGGAAAGCTCCTTGCCGACATGTCCATGTCTGATTTCATCCGCCAGAACTCCCGCAGTTACGTACGGTTGCGCTCGCCGCAGCAGGAACGCCTCAAGGACGTGCTGCACGAGGCCGGCATCAACGCGGTGAGCGTGCCCGCCACCGGCACCCTGGAGATCGACGGCGTCGAAGCCGAGCGGCTCGGCGAACTCGCGGCCCAGCACCAGATCGTGCTGCACGAACTCAGCCCGCAACGGGCTTCACTCGAGGAAGCGTTCATGCGCATGACGGCGGATTCCGTCGAATACCACGCCCACGCGCCCGGCGCGGCCGTACCCCCGCCCGCGGGCCCCGCGTGGGGCGCCGGCTTCGAGGCGACCCGCAAGGGCGGTGAGTGA